One Candidatus Eisenbacteria bacterium genomic window carries:
- a CDS encoding transglycosylase SLT domain-containing protein yields the protein MLPGATKYTIALLVLLGGFVVTPACARQAGGELRFPAAISDELLRDLLEIGRVDPKSTRDPEAWKRWGQAPAANQESSMRAVIAALMGTRPPLSLAASILAIARVESGWNPNSENPSSTACGIFQFIKATWENYGTTRESCFNPDLNAWAGVKHLTMLYESHVEDQIRPLRLVTTELERVEWTYRMLYAYHYHGEGSALAPNGGDLEAQVAAENGLAQLKGFFSVLKKATYVPPAHKVVRVARKPASGQAKRRRG from the coding sequence ATGCTCCCTGGCGCAACGAAATACACGATCGCCCTGCTCGTTCTCCTCGGCGGTTTCGTCGTGACGCCGGCGTGCGCCCGACAGGCGGGGGGCGAGCTGCGTTTCCCGGCCGCCATCTCGGACGAGCTGCTGCGCGACCTGCTCGAGATCGGTCGCGTGGACCCGAAGTCGACCCGCGACCCCGAGGCATGGAAGCGTTGGGGGCAGGCACCGGCGGCCAATCAGGAGTCGTCCATGCGTGCGGTCATCGCCGCGCTCATGGGAACGCGCCCGCCCCTCAGCCTTGCCGCGTCGATCCTCGCCATCGCCCGCGTCGAATCGGGGTGGAACCCGAACTCCGAGAATCCGAGCTCGACCGCGTGCGGGATCTTCCAGTTCATCAAGGCCACCTGGGAGAACTACGGCACCACGCGCGAGAGCTGCTTCAATCCGGACCTCAACGCCTGGGCGGGCGTGAAGCACCTGACGATGCTCTACGAGAGCCACGTCGAGGATCAGATCCGTCCACTGCGGCTCGTGACGACCGAGCTCGAGCGCGTCGAGTGGACCTATCGGATGCTGTACGCCTACCACTATCACGGCGAAGGATCGGCGCTCGCGCCGAACGGCGGCGATCTCGAGGCGCAGGTCGCGGCCGAGAACGGCCTTGCGCAGCTGAAGGGATTCTTCTCCGTTCTGAAGAAGGCGACGTACGTTCCGCCCGCCCACAAGGTCGTCCGGGTCGCACGAAAGCCCGCCTCCGGCCAGGCGAAGCGGCGCCGGGGCTGA
- a CDS encoding alpha/beta fold hydrolase: protein MVNVRVLQLEVSAIGRAATWLPLRLVERSAAFDPNVPHPTPVVFAHGFLGDRTNFRAVKQALAGRGVTNVAYFDYGPRIDWPRLATRLGHVVSEVCRETGVRRVDVVGHSFGGLVARYLVDMAPEAPVRRLVTLGSPYFGSPLPPKELAIFGEHDPIVPLPHPVYGPHAPHLRPGGRVVVVPDCGHWGLLVHERVTHEVTRFLTSPDLALTHGDQQRRFDFAS from the coding sequence ATGGTGAACGTGCGGGTGCTCCAGCTCGAGGTCTCGGCCATCGGCCGGGCGGCGACGTGGCTGCCTTTGCGTCTCGTCGAGCGGTCGGCGGCGTTCGACCCGAACGTTCCACACCCGACGCCCGTCGTGTTCGCGCACGGTTTCCTCGGTGACCGGACGAACTTTCGCGCCGTGAAGCAGGCGCTCGCCGGTCGCGGCGTCACGAACGTCGCCTACTTCGACTACGGCCCGCGCATCGATTGGCCGCGCCTGGCGACGCGGCTCGGGCACGTCGTGTCCGAGGTCTGCCGGGAGACGGGCGTCCGTCGCGTCGACGTCGTCGGGCACAGCTTCGGCGGCCTCGTCGCGCGCTACCTGGTCGACATGGCGCCCGAGGCCCCCGTGCGGCGGCTCGTGACGCTGGGCTCGCCGTACTTCGGCTCGCCGCTGCCGCCCAAGGAGCTCGCCATCTTCGGCGAGCACGATCCCATCGTGCCGCTGCCGCATCCGGTGTACGGGCCGCACGCGCCCCACCTGCGTCCCGGCGGTCGGGTCGTGGTGGTGCCCGATTGCGGCCACTGGGGTCTGCTCGTGCACGAGCGCGTCACGCACGAGGTGACGCGCTTCCTCACGAGCCCGGATCTCGCCCTCACCCACGGCGATCAGCAGCGCCGGTTCGATTTCGCCTCCTGA
- a CDS encoding sialidase family protein, with translation MSGVRVLVGTRKGAFVLTSDGKRERWDVSGPHFGGWEMYHLKGSPAEPNRLYASQGTSWFGQLIQRSNDGGRTWEPVDNHFAYDGVPGTHLWYDGTPHPWEFARVWHLEPSPTDPDTVYAGVEDAALFRTTDGGQSWHELPGLRTHESASSWQPGAGGMCLHTILLDPRDPKRIVIAISSAGTFRTDDGGTTWRPVNRGLRSEQLPDPTAEVGHCVHHIAAHRSRPGVLFMQKHWDVMRSDDAGGTWREVSGNLPSDFGFAIDVHAHEPETIYVVPIKSDSEHYPPEGKLRVYRSRTGGDEWEPLTNGLPQRDCYVNVLRDAMAVDSLDPCGVYFGTTGGQVYGSASAGDRWAPIVRDLPAVLSVEVQTLP, from the coding sequence ATGAGCGGGGTTCGGGTACTGGTCGGGACGCGCAAGGGTGCGTTCGTGCTGACGTCGGACGGAAAGCGCGAGCGCTGGGACGTCAGCGGTCCCCACTTCGGGGGCTGGGAAATGTACCATTTGAAAGGATCGCCCGCCGAACCGAACCGCTTGTACGCGTCGCAGGGCACGAGCTGGTTCGGGCAGCTGATCCAGCGCTCGAACGACGGCGGCCGGACGTGGGAGCCGGTCGACAACCACTTCGCGTACGACGGCGTTCCCGGCACGCACCTGTGGTACGACGGCACGCCCCACCCGTGGGAGTTCGCGCGCGTGTGGCACCTGGAGCCGTCGCCGACCGATCCCGATACCGTCTACGCGGGCGTCGAGGACGCCGCGCTCTTCCGGACGACCGACGGCGGGCAGTCGTGGCACGAGCTGCCGGGGCTCCGCACGCACGAGTCCGCCTCGTCATGGCAGCCGGGTGCCGGCGGCATGTGCCTGCACACGATCCTGCTCGATCCGCGCGATCCCAAGCGGATCGTCATCGCGATCTCGTCGGCGGGCACGTTCCGGACCGACGACGGCGGCACGACGTGGCGGCCCGTCAATCGCGGCCTCCGGTCCGAGCAGCTTCCCGACCCGACCGCCGAAGTCGGACACTGCGTGCACCACATCGCGGCGCACCGCTCGCGCCCAGGTGTGCTCTTCATGCAGAAGCACTGGGACGTCATGCGGAGCGACGACGCCGGCGGCACCTGGCGCGAGGTCAGCGGCAACCTGCCGAGCGATTTCGGCTTCGCGATCGACGTGCACGCGCACGAGCCGGAGACCATCTACGTCGTGCCGATCAAGAGCGACTCGGAGCACTATCCGCCCGAGGGCAAGCTGCGCGTCTACCGCAGCCGGACGGGCGGCGACGAGTGGGAGCCGCTGACGAACGGCCTCCCGCAGCGCGACTGCTACGTGAACGTGCTGCGCGACGCCATGGCCGTCGACTCGCTCGATCCGTGCGGCGTCTACTTCGGCACGACCGGCGGGCAGGTCTACGGATCGGCGAGCGCGGGTGACCGCTGGGCGCCCATCGTGCGCGATCTACCGGCCGTGCTCTCCGTCGAGGTGCAGACGCTGCCATGA
- a CDS encoding ferredoxin family protein: MAYIITRLCRDCVDTGCVAVCPVDCIYEYTGTDKETFPNQLYIHPDECIDCGACEPECPWQAIFEEVAVPDVFKDDTPLNYKIMETPGDFAVKKHEKIEHPTAEQVAENKKKWGWS; this comes from the coding sequence ATGGCCTACATCATCACTCGTCTCTGTCGTGACTGCGTGGACACCGGCTGCGTCGCCGTCTGTCCGGTCGACTGCATCTACGAGTACACCGGCACCGACAAGGAGACGTTCCCGAACCAGCTCTACATCCATCCCGACGAGTGCATCGATTGCGGCGCCTGCGAACCCGAGTGCCCGTGGCAGGCGATCTTCGAGGAGGTCGCCGTCCCCGACGTCTTCAAGGACGACACCCCGCTCAACTACAAGATCATGGAGACGCCGGGCGACTTCGCGGTGAAGAAGCACGAGAAGATCGAGCACCCGACCGCCGAGCAGGTGGCCGAGAACAAGAAGAAGTGGGGCTGGAGCTGA
- a CDS encoding Gfo/Idh/MocA family oxidoreductase gives MAARIGLGLIGAGKHGVRYANHVAKDFPQLRLAALSRRDAEAGAALARDVGARFHADWRALVADPDVAAVVVVVPPTLHREIAEATAAAGKALLIEKPLATTGDDAAAIVRAMRTAAVPCLMAHTLRWNVVARAVRDLLPTLGPLRALGLNQRFEISSLDWLDRPEISGGGMLLHTGVHSFDLVRFLTGREVARVTCRTARVATERTEDNFVAILELEGSAALVTVSGCRATAGRSGLLDAACAEGQVVADHQLHWAYRVRGLERTPIDLPPPAFTVREVVATFEGLLRRGETPPVGLEDGARAVEVAEACRAAAAGGGTVDVVRRSF, from the coding sequence ATGGCAGCGCGCATCGGGCTCGGGCTCATCGGCGCCGGCAAGCACGGTGTCCGCTACGCCAATCACGTCGCGAAGGACTTCCCGCAGCTTCGTCTCGCCGCGCTCTCGCGGCGCGACGCGGAGGCGGGCGCTGCGCTCGCACGCGACGTGGGAGCGCGCTTCCACGCCGACTGGCGGGCGCTCGTGGCCGATCCCGACGTGGCCGCGGTCGTGGTCGTCGTACCCCCGACCCTCCACCGCGAGATCGCAGAGGCGACGGCCGCGGCCGGAAAGGCGCTCCTCATCGAGAAGCCGCTCGCGACGACCGGCGACGACGCCGCCGCGATCGTGCGTGCGATGCGGACCGCGGCCGTCCCGTGCCTCATGGCGCACACGCTGCGCTGGAACGTCGTCGCGCGGGCGGTGCGCGACCTCCTCCCGACGCTCGGGCCGCTGCGCGCACTCGGACTGAACCAGCGCTTCGAGATCTCGTCGCTCGACTGGCTCGATCGTCCCGAGATCTCGGGCGGCGGCATGCTCCTGCATACGGGCGTGCACAGCTTCGATCTCGTACGCTTCCTCACCGGACGCGAGGTCGCGCGCGTGACGTGCCGCACGGCGCGTGTCGCGACGGAGCGGACCGAGGACAACTTCGTCGCGATCCTGGAGCTCGAAGGGAGCGCCGCGCTCGTCACGGTGAGCGGCTGCCGTGCGACCGCCGGCCGCTCCGGGCTGCTCGACGCCGCGTGCGCCGAGGGGCAGGTCGTGGCCGACCATCAGCTCCACTGGGCCTACCGCGTGCGCGGCCTCGAGCGGACGCCGATCGACCTCCCGCCCCCGGCCTTCACGGTGCGCGAGGTCGTGGCCACGTTCGAGGGGCTCCTGCGACGCGGAGAGACCCCGCCCGTCGGGCTCGAGGACGGGGCCCGCGCAGTCGAGGTCGCCGAGGCGTGCCGCGCCGCGGCGGCCGGCGGCGGCACGGTCGACGTCGTCCGGCGCTCGTTCTAG
- a CDS encoding MoaD/ThiS family protein, protein MIRVVLPTHLRKLARVEGEVELDVEGPVTQRTVLDALEARFPMLRGTIRHHTTQRRRPFVRFFACQEDLSNEAPDAPLPDAVVTGAEPFLVVGAMAGG, encoded by the coding sequence ATGATCCGCGTCGTGCTCCCGACGCATCTGCGCAAGCTCGCGCGCGTCGAGGGCGAGGTCGAGCTCGACGTCGAGGGGCCGGTCACGCAACGTACGGTGCTGGACGCGCTCGAAGCGCGCTTTCCCATGCTGCGTGGGACGATCCGGCACCACACGACGCAGCGGCGCCGCCCATTCGTGCGCTTCTTCGCCTGCCAGGAGGACCTGTCGAACGAGGCGCCCGATGCGCCGCTGCCCGATGCCGTCGTGACGGGCGCCGAGCCGTTCCTCGTCGTCGGCGCGATGGCCGGCGGCTGA